The proteins below are encoded in one region of Nitrospira sp.:
- the rplI gene encoding 50S ribosomal protein L9, with protein MKVILQETIDGVGNLGDVLDVRPGYARNYLLPRKKAVEANIRSIKEFEHAKRVAAEKAQKEKQEIEAHAKQISTVSLTIPMQVGKDDKLFGSVTSKDIAEGLAAKGFTVDRRKIQLAHPIKDLGTHTVAVKLPREVSATVAIHVVKQQEAEAETPAAS; from the coding sequence ATGAAGGTCATTCTCCAAGAAACGATCGATGGGGTGGGCAATCTCGGGGACGTACTCGATGTCCGCCCGGGATATGCCCGCAATTATCTGTTGCCTCGGAAGAAGGCCGTCGAGGCCAACATCCGCAGCATCAAGGAATTCGAGCATGCCAAGCGGGTGGCCGCCGAGAAAGCACAGAAGGAAAAGCAGGAGATCGAGGCGCACGCCAAACAAATCTCGACCGTAAGCCTGACGATCCCGATGCAAGTCGGCAAGGACGACAAGTTGTTCGGGTCGGTCACCAGCAAGGATATTGCCGAAGGCTTGGCCGCCAAGGGCTTTACGGTCGACCGCCGGAAGATCCAGCTCGCGCACCCGATCAAGGACCTGGGAACCCACACGGTCGCGGTGAAACTGCCGCGAGAGGTGTCGGCGACCGTGGCCATTCACGTGGTCAAACAGCAAGAGGCAGAGGCCGAAACACCGGCCGCAAGCTAA
- the nrdR gene encoding transcriptional repressor NrdR, translated as MDSRMAKEGELIRRRRECLACKRRYTTYERVEETLPLVVKKDGRREPFDRTKIVSGLMKACQKRDISMSTIEAVADRIEKRLQEMGETEVSSLTVGEEVINALRDLDQVAYVRFASVYRDFKDIDQFMDELKSLAREKRER; from the coding sequence GTGGATTCGCGTATGGCGAAGGAAGGGGAACTGATTCGCCGCCGGCGCGAATGCCTCGCTTGCAAACGGCGGTACACGACCTACGAGCGAGTCGAGGAAACGCTTCCCCTCGTCGTGAAGAAGGACGGGCGCCGCGAGCCGTTCGATCGCACCAAGATCGTCAGCGGACTGATGAAGGCCTGCCAGAAACGGGACATCAGCATGTCGACGATCGAGGCCGTCGCCGACCGTATCGAGAAGCGACTCCAGGAGATGGGAGAAACCGAAGTCTCCAGCCTGACAGTCGGCGAAGAGGTCATCAACGCACTACGTGACCTGGATCAAGTCGCCTACGTCCGCTTCGCCTCCGTCTACCGTGACTTCAAGGACATCGACCAGTTCATGGACGAGCTGAAGAGCCTTGCGCGCGAAAAACGCGAACGCTAG
- the glyA gene encoding serine hydroxymethyltransferase, protein MSDVIGSLDALKSTDLDTYNALMAEAQRQQEKLLLIASENFASSAVLAAQGSIMTNKYAEGYPGKRYYGGCQHVDTVETLAIERAKQIFGAEHVNVQPHSGSQANMAAYLAVLKTGDPILGMDLAQGGHLTHGSKVNFSGMLFQAFSYGVDRTTEQLDYDAIQKRAEECRPKMLVVGASAYSRIFDFARFQQIAKSVGAYLMVDIAHIAGLIAAGLHPNPVPYADFVTTTTHKTLRGPRAGMIMCRAEFAKAVDKIMFPGLQGGPLMHVVAAKAVALKEALSPSFKRYQQQVVANAKALADGLLARGYKVVSGGTDNHLMLVNLSNKSITGKEADAALDAAGIIVNKNAVPYDEKPPAIASGIRIGSPIVSTRGMREAEMKQIVDMIDRVLRAPQDAGVQDAVRAEAKALCDRFPLFAQY, encoded by the coding sequence ATGAGCGACGTGATCGGCTCTCTCGACGCACTCAAGTCCACCGACCTCGACACTTACAACGCCCTCATGGCGGAGGCGCAGCGGCAACAAGAAAAGCTGCTCCTCATTGCCTCGGAAAACTTCGCGAGTTCGGCGGTCTTGGCGGCTCAGGGGTCGATCATGACCAACAAGTATGCCGAAGGCTATCCCGGCAAGCGGTATTACGGCGGCTGCCAGCACGTGGATACCGTCGAAACGCTCGCCATCGAGCGCGCTAAACAGATTTTCGGCGCCGAGCATGTCAACGTGCAGCCCCACTCAGGCTCGCAGGCCAATATGGCCGCCTACCTCGCGGTGCTCAAAACCGGCGACCCGATTCTTGGTATGGATCTCGCGCAAGGGGGACACTTGACCCATGGCAGTAAGGTCAATTTCTCGGGCATGCTCTTTCAGGCCTTCTCATACGGGGTCGACCGGACGACCGAACAGCTCGATTACGATGCTATCCAGAAGCGGGCCGAGGAGTGCCGGCCCAAGATGCTCGTCGTGGGAGCCAGCGCGTACTCCAGAATTTTTGACTTTGCTCGCTTTCAGCAGATTGCCAAATCCGTCGGGGCCTATTTAATGGTGGACATCGCCCATATCGCCGGCTTGATCGCGGCAGGGTTGCATCCGAACCCTGTGCCTTATGCCGATTTCGTGACCACCACGACTCACAAGACGCTCCGCGGCCCGCGGGCCGGCATGATCATGTGCCGGGCTGAGTTTGCGAAGGCCGTGGACAAGATCATGTTTCCGGGCCTCCAGGGCGGTCCGCTTATGCATGTCGTTGCGGCGAAGGCCGTGGCGCTCAAGGAAGCGCTTTCACCCTCCTTCAAACGCTACCAGCAACAGGTTGTCGCGAACGCGAAGGCCCTCGCGGATGGGTTACTGGCCAGGGGCTATAAGGTGGTGTCCGGCGGCACCGACAATCACCTGATGCTCGTGAACCTCTCCAATAAGAGCATTACCGGAAAGGAAGCCGATGCCGCGTTGGATGCGGCCGGCATTATCGTGAACAAGAACGCCGTCCCGTATGATGAAAAGCCGCCCGCCATCGCGAGCGGGATCCGTATCGGCTCCCCGATTGTCTCCACGCGCGGGATGCGCGAAGCGGAGATGAAGCAGATCGTCGACATGATTGATCGCGTGTTGCGTGCGCCGCAGGATGCCGGGGTACAGGACGCTGTCCGTGCCGAGGCCAAAGCCCTGTGCGATCGCTTCCCATTGTTCGCGCAGTACTAA
- a CDS encoding integrase codes for MGLTKRKDSYYVEFPVVDDGKTLTLARGISGARVKRWKVGCLNKTVAKQHEAMIQTKLLTGTMPSEQVEETLITFGAWAEEYMEFEEVRRLRSYRERCQRIRTVLVPAFGKRLLQDLTVKDVQIWRQERLHGRAVATVNVDHSILKHMLKHAMKRDLVTRNVACLVAAPKPKNGRDRVLTPEEWTRLYGAAPDWFKPVLLTGYHTGMRLEEILTLTWDRLDLEKGRIFLPGSLTKTGEDREVPMTPTLRQTLSMLRHQGGVTRIQGLVFEKDGEKLNHTYREVQRLCIEQKIEGFVFHDLRHCAVTNLADAGVDTETIMKIVGHSSVEMYLRYRKVRAEKLDAAMRRLDASLNTLITPATVAAH; via the coding sequence ATGGGCCTGACCAAGCGGAAGGATAGCTACTACGTCGAGTTTCCCGTGGTAGACGACGGGAAAACGCTCACACTTGCCCGAGGGATCTCAGGGGCACGGGTGAAGCGGTGGAAAGTGGGGTGTCTGAACAAGACCGTCGCCAAACAGCATGAGGCGATGATTCAGACCAAGCTGCTAACGGGCACCATGCCGAGCGAGCAGGTTGAGGAGACACTCATCACGTTCGGTGCCTGGGCTGAAGAGTATATGGAGTTTGAGGAGGTACGGCGATTACGTTCCTACCGGGAGCGATGCCAACGGATTCGGACCGTCTTGGTCCCGGCATTCGGGAAGCGATTGCTCCAGGACCTGACTGTGAAGGACGTGCAGATCTGGCGGCAGGAACGGCTTCACGGTCGTGCCGTGGCCACGGTGAACGTGGATCACAGTATCCTCAAGCACATGCTGAAGCACGCCATGAAGCGCGATCTCGTCACACGCAACGTGGCCTGTCTGGTGGCTGCTCCGAAGCCCAAAAATGGGCGGGATCGGGTGCTGACGCCAGAAGAATGGACACGGCTCTATGGCGCTGCGCCCGATTGGTTCAAGCCTGTCTTGCTGACGGGCTACCACACCGGGATGCGCTTGGAAGAAATTCTAACCCTGACGTGGGATCGGCTCGATCTGGAGAAGGGGCGAATCTTCCTACCTGGCTCCCTGACCAAAACGGGTGAGGACCGGGAAGTCCCCATGACGCCCACACTGCGGCAAACGCTGTCAATGTTGCGGCATCAGGGAGGGGTCACTCGGATTCAGGGTCTCGTCTTCGAGAAGGACGGGGAGAAGCTCAACCACACCTATCGGGAGGTACAACGGCTCTGCATAGAACAGAAGATCGAGGGTTTTGTGTTCCATGATCTTCGGCACTGTGCCGTGACGAATCTGGCCGATGCCGGGGTGGATACCGAGACGATCATGAAGATCGTGGGGCATTCTTCGGTGGAAATGTACCTGCGCTACCGGAAGGTTCGGGCGGAGAAACTGGATGCAGCCATGAGGCGACTGGATGCATCGCTTAACACTCTAATAACACCTGCCACTGTCGCTGCACACTAA